The following proteins are co-located in the Granulicella pectinivorans genome:
- a CDS encoding SDR family oxidoreductase, with translation MGGRLAGKLVVMTAAGQGIGRACALRFAAEGATVWATDVNSAALEQLSAEHPTIRNRTLNVRDGEAISALAEELGPVDVLFNCVGYVHQGDIFACTQQDWELSFDLNVTSMYRTCRAFLPAMVAAGTGNILNMSSVASSIKGAPNRFVYGTTKAAVIGLTKSIAADFVGKGIRCNAICPGTIETPSLHDRMAAQGDMEKARVAFLARQPMGRLGRAEEIADLALYLASDESSFTTGQTHIIDGGWAI, from the coding sequence GTGGGCGGCAGGTTAGCGGGCAAATTAGTCGTGATGACAGCGGCAGGACAAGGGATCGGACGTGCATGTGCGCTGCGTTTTGCAGCGGAGGGTGCGACAGTTTGGGCGACGGACGTAAACAGCGCAGCGTTGGAGCAACTCAGCGCGGAGCATCCAACGATTAGAAACCGAACGTTAAATGTGCGAGATGGCGAGGCTATCTCGGCATTGGCCGAAGAACTGGGCCCGGTGGATGTCCTGTTTAATTGCGTCGGGTACGTTCATCAGGGAGACATCTTCGCTTGTACGCAGCAGGATTGGGAGCTTTCGTTTGACCTCAACGTTACATCGATGTACAGGACATGCCGTGCGTTTTTACCGGCCATGGTCGCAGCAGGAACTGGGAACATCCTCAATATGTCATCTGTCGCATCCAGCATCAAGGGCGCACCGAACCGGTTTGTGTATGGGACAACGAAAGCGGCGGTCATCGGCCTGACAAAGTCAATTGCAGCCGACTTCGTGGGTAAGGGAATTCGTTGCAACGCAATCTGTCCTGGAACGATTGAGACGCCGTCGCTGCATGACCGTATGGCGGCACAGGGCGACATGGAGAAGGCGCGTGTGGCGTTTCTTGCGCGACAACCCATGGGGCGGCTTGGACGGGCTGAGGAGATTGCGGACTTAGCGCTCTATCTCGCATCGGATGAGTCCTCCTTCACGACGGGACAGACACACATCATTGATGGCGGATGGGCTATCTAA
- a CDS encoding FadR/GntR family transcriptional regulator, with product MLTKHKLVPGSKGLLVPAFERTLHTQVAREIGLQILKGKLKPGAVLPNEADFGMQLGVSRTALREAVKVLAAKGLVEVRRKTGTRVRPQHDWNALDPDVLNWLFSGKGFAVGIPDLLELRLIIEPAGARLAAERATQENLVEIESALQGMEAALEDSASSVESDLKFHLAILEATHNTFMRPFGALIQEALRASFKLTNRDRMAFEKSLRRHRDVFEAIRDGNPNAAEVAMQIVLNRTSEDIERSLPKKMVKKSNKRTAATGVRQ from the coding sequence ATGTTGACAAAGCATAAGCTTGTACCTGGGAGTAAGGGGCTGCTCGTTCCTGCGTTCGAACGAACGCTTCACACGCAGGTTGCCCGTGAGATTGGCCTGCAGATCCTTAAAGGAAAACTGAAGCCTGGCGCCGTCCTACCCAACGAGGCGGACTTTGGGATGCAGCTTGGTGTCAGCAGAACCGCTCTGCGCGAGGCGGTCAAGGTGCTGGCTGCCAAGGGTCTTGTCGAGGTGCGCCGCAAGACCGGCACCCGTGTTCGGCCTCAGCACGATTGGAATGCACTTGACCCTGATGTACTCAACTGGCTCTTTTCCGGCAAGGGGTTTGCGGTAGGTATTCCGGACTTGTTGGAGCTAAGACTCATCATCGAACCCGCGGGGGCCAGGCTGGCGGCGGAGCGGGCCACTCAGGAAAATCTGGTAGAGATCGAATCGGCTTTGCAGGGAATGGAGGCGGCCTTAGAGGACTCGGCGTCTTCAGTGGAGTCTGACCTGAAGTTTCATCTTGCGATCCTTGAGGCCACTCATAACACCTTCATGCGTCCTTTCGGAGCTTTGATCCAAGAAGCACTTCGCGCTAGCTTCAAACTGACCAACCGCGACCGGATGGCCTTTGAAAAGTCTCTGCGCCGACATCGTGATGTGTTCGAGGCTATACGCGATGGCAATCCGAATGCGGCTGAAGTTGCCATGCAGATTGTGCTAAACCGTACTTCGGAGGATATCGAGAGGTCGCTTCCAAAGAAGATGGTCAAGAAATCGAACAAGCGGACGGCTGCAACGGGTGTCCGTCAGTAG
- a CDS encoding glycoside hydrolase family 3 protein: MAVWNSSVNAGVVIFACLAGVAAGQSPAVGLPALRQVVAAVPLYLDVSAPRDERVRDLISRMTLEEKTSQLVSVAPAIPRLQVPSYNYWTEGLHGIGMDGVATVFPQAIGCAASWNPTLVHGMADTISTEGRARYHEALRHDVHAQNEGLTVWSPNINIFRDPRWGRGQETYGEDPFLTSQMGFAFITGLQGDDPRYFKMLASSKHFAVHSGPEPTRHAIDIHVSRHDLEDTYLPAFRYTLTEAHAGSVMCAYNSINGEPACANSFLLQDSLRKSWGFKGYVVSDCGAITDVYGGHKYVKTLEQAASVSLRRGTDLDCDFSESEQQGYLDAVKSGALSEADVDHSLERIFSARFRLGMFDPPSMVTYAGIPYSENDSEPHRQEATKVAMQSMVLLKNDGTLPLRKGVKKIAVIGPLGDSVAALLGNYNGLPSRQTTVVDGIRREFPEAVVTYVPGTSLLRNPFIVPEVAFTTKDGRPGLTAEYFRNRDLSGEPETLRTDARIAFGFLADRLPPWAEAQGFAARWTGNFTSQDTGDYQFELKGEGGVRLWIDGIQRIDDWKESGGASRQPRTFTLHMVKGKPHAFKLEYLRLQSPSKLEFGRRLSSMMQLVGKRMGGETLQEAMAAVKSADIVVAAVGITAEIEGEEMSNEGLPPGFRGGDRTSLDLPQAEEDLIEAAGSAGKPLIVVLMNGSALSVNWASQHANAILEAWYPGEEGGTAIARTLSGANNPAGRLPVTFYRSVGDLPPFEDYDMENRTYRYYKGPVLYPFGFGLSYSTFRYSGMRLSSNDVEAGKPLGVDVSVENTSQVAGDEVAELYLDFPNQPGSPRLALRGFQRKTLAPGERTQLHFEISPRDLSWVKPDGKRILAAGTFHVFVGSGQPEEHTPGLRETFAIHGTLELPD, translated from the coding sequence ATGGCCGTATGGAATAGCTCTGTCAACGCAGGCGTCGTGATATTTGCTTGTTTGGCCGGTGTCGCTGCTGGCCAGTCGCCAGCCGTCGGCCTGCCTGCATTGCGGCAAGTGGTTGCCGCGGTCCCGCTCTACCTGGATGTATCGGCTCCGAGGGATGAGCGGGTGCGGGACTTGATATCGCGGATGACGCTGGAGGAAAAGACCTCGCAATTGGTAAGCGTCGCGCCTGCCATTCCGCGTCTTCAAGTACCGTCTTACAACTATTGGACAGAAGGCTTGCATGGAATCGGTATGGATGGTGTCGCCACGGTCTTTCCGCAGGCGATCGGTTGTGCCGCGAGTTGGAACCCGACGTTGGTACATGGGATGGCCGATACCATCAGCACCGAAGGACGCGCACGGTACCATGAGGCATTGCGCCACGACGTCCATGCGCAGAACGAGGGATTGACCGTTTGGTCGCCGAATATCAACATCTTTCGTGATCCTCGCTGGGGCCGTGGTCAGGAGACTTACGGGGAGGATCCATTTCTTACGAGTCAGATGGGTTTCGCTTTCATCACGGGACTTCAAGGCGACGATCCGCGTTACTTCAAGATGTTGGCTAGCTCTAAGCACTTCGCCGTGCATAGTGGGCCCGAGCCCACTCGTCATGCTATCGATATTCACGTGTCCCGGCATGATTTGGAGGATACCTATCTACCGGCATTTCGTTACACGCTCACTGAAGCGCATGCGGGATCGGTGATGTGTGCCTATAACTCGATCAATGGTGAACCCGCCTGTGCGAATAGCTTTTTGCTGCAGGACTCGTTGCGCAAAAGTTGGGGATTTAAGGGATACGTCGTTTCAGATTGCGGTGCAATCACGGATGTGTACGGCGGACACAAGTATGTGAAGACGCTCGAACAGGCCGCATCGGTTTCACTGCGACGCGGAACGGATCTCGATTGCGATTTCAGTGAGAGTGAGCAGCAAGGCTATCTGGATGCAGTCAAGAGCGGTGCTTTATCGGAGGCGGACGTCGACCATTCGCTGGAGCGCATTTTTTCGGCACGGTTTCGGCTAGGTATGTTCGATCCGCCATCCATGGTGACGTATGCTGGCATTCCTTATAGCGAGAATGACAGTGAACCCCACCGCCAGGAAGCCACGAAGGTCGCGATGCAGAGCATGGTCCTGCTGAAGAACGACGGTACGCTTCCTCTGAGGAAGGGGGTGAAAAAGATCGCCGTGATCGGACCGTTGGGGGATTCGGTCGCTGCACTGTTGGGTAACTATAACGGGCTTCCTTCGCGACAGACCACGGTGGTCGATGGTATTCGCAGGGAGTTTCCGGAAGCGGTGGTGACCTATGTGCCGGGTACGAGCTTGCTTCGCAATCCCTTTATTGTGCCGGAAGTTGCCTTCACGACGAAGGACGGTAGACCAGGGCTTACAGCGGAGTACTTTCGCAATCGGGATCTCTCTGGAGAGCCTGAGACGCTTCGCACGGATGCGCGTATCGCCTTCGGCTTTTTGGCAGATCGTTTGCCGCCCTGGGCGGAGGCGCAGGGTTTTGCGGCTCGTTGGACAGGTAACTTCACCAGCCAGGATACGGGTGACTATCAGTTCGAGTTGAAAGGTGAGGGCGGTGTACGTCTTTGGATCGACGGCATCCAACGTATCGACGACTGGAAGGAGAGTGGCGGAGCGTCACGGCAGCCGCGCACGTTTACGCTGCACATGGTGAAGGGGAAGCCCCATGCCTTCAAACTGGAGTATTTGCGGCTGCAGTCACCGTCGAAGTTGGAGTTTGGCCGACGACTCAGTTCCATGATGCAACTGGTAGGGAAGCGGATGGGGGGCGAAACATTACAGGAAGCAATGGCGGCCGTAAAGTCTGCGGACATTGTGGTTGCCGCTGTTGGGATCACGGCGGAGATCGAAGGCGAGGAGATGAGTAACGAAGGTCTTCCACCCGGCTTTCGCGGAGGCGATCGAACCAGTCTGGACTTGCCGCAGGCGGAGGAGGACTTGATCGAGGCGGCGGGTTCAGCCGGAAAGCCGCTCATCGTGGTCTTGATGAACGGAAGCGCCCTCTCGGTGAATTGGGCATCGCAACATGCGAACGCCATCCTCGAAGCCTGGTATCCGGGTGAAGAGGGCGGAACCGCTATTGCCAGGACACTCTCAGGAGCAAACAACCCGGCGGGACGTCTGCCTGTCACGTTCTACCGAAGTGTTGGCGACCTGCCTCCATTCGAAGACTATGACATGGAGAATCGGACCTACCGGTATTACAAAGGCCCCGTTCTGTATCCATTCGGGTTTGGTTTGAGCTATTCCACGTTCCGGTACTCAGGGATGCGACTTTCGTCGAACGACGTAGAGGCAGGGAAGCCACTTGGCGTGGATGTCAGTGTCGAAAATACCAGCCAGGTGGCGGGAGACGAAGTAGCCGAACTCTATCTGGACTTCCCGAATCAGCCGGGTTCACCGAGGCTTGCGCTGCGTGGTTTTCAGCGGAAGACCCTGGCTCCTGGCGAGAGAACCCAGTTGCACTTTGAGATCTCTCCACGCGATTTGAGCTGGGTTAAGCCCGACGGTAAGCGGATACTTGCCGCTGGTACGTTTCACGTATTTGTAGGAAGCGGCCAGCCTGAAGAGCATACGCCCGGGCTACGCGAGACATTCGCAATTCACGGCACGCTTGAACTGCCGGATTAG
- a CDS encoding glycoside hydrolase family 95 protein encodes MFEMRFWTGRCIGQLHSATLGIPLKLERLYPPHTGRIITSYEILDNRSGQQFYSARIASKRPKRSSEGRDEYATGVGMTYTRRSFVRLMSAAASFFGVARMGAATPAGSATAHKRAASFNPDTTLWMEQPATAWQDALPVGNGRMGAMVFGGVAAERVALNDDTLWSGGPRDWNNPGAKEHLPVVRRLVLVDKNYQAADEECRKMEGPWNQNYEPLGDLLIDMEDMGDTSSYARSLDLDSAVAKVEFSAGGVRYQREVFASFPDDVILVRLTASGPAKITAKVRLRSLLHSSNSAQGRRLLMTGKAPKQSLPQYVSTQPAVTYSEVAGEGMYFASVVDVRASGGKVEAQTDGSMHVSGASSLVICVGCATGFRGFSSMPDMPLEQVVAKATAIVDRASNMPYAQLRARHVEDHRTLFRRVRLELPSTSDASLATDQRVEAFARNADPSMLVLVFNLGRYLLISSSRPGSQPANLQGLWNADVRPPWSSNWTTNINVEMNYWAAETCNLSECHLPLIAMVGDLSVNGAKTAEVNYGTPGWCAHHNVDLWRQSAPAGNAESWAMPTWANWPMAGVWLCAHLWEHYRFTGDKPYLRDVAYPVMRGAAEFCAGWLIDDGEGGLTTCPSVSPENIFVAPNGQMANVSAGATMDIALIREIFLNCTEAAKLLGVDTEFRGRMVALTQRLPPYKIGRFGQLQEWSIDFEEKYPGMRHLSHLYPLYPGEQITPRSTPDLAVAARKSLERRLEFAFKEQGAFTGWGRAWVIALWARLQDGDMAWDSLKTLVNHSLNGNLFDDVNDTHLAPGTTVSKGVPGFIFQIDANLGTPGGIAEMLMQSHNNEIALLPAIPADWKQGKVKGLRARGGLEASIEWNGPKASKATVQPLQDGTFRFRAPKGQRLVTLKKKKDNLLSALPMPSGNGETFELDGRKGESYQFTFASS; translated from the coding sequence ATGTTCGAGATGCGATTTTGGACGGGACGATGCATCGGGCAACTCCATTCTGCGACCTTGGGAATTCCACTCAAACTAGAGCGCCTATACCCGCCGCACACGGGAAGAATTATTACATCATACGAAATACTTGACAATCGAAGTGGCCAGCAGTTCTACTCGGCCCGAATCGCGAGCAAGCGACCGAAGCGGTCGAGCGAGGGCCGCGATGAGTACGCGACGGGAGTTGGGATGACCTATACACGACGTAGCTTTGTCCGGTTGATGAGCGCAGCGGCCAGCTTTTTTGGTGTGGCACGTATGGGGGCCGCCACGCCGGCAGGCTCTGCAACTGCGCATAAGCGCGCGGCCAGTTTCAACCCGGATACCACACTCTGGATGGAGCAACCTGCGACCGCGTGGCAAGACGCGTTGCCGGTGGGGAACGGGCGTATGGGGGCCATGGTCTTCGGCGGGGTGGCGGCAGAGCGAGTCGCCTTGAATGACGATACCCTTTGGTCGGGCGGCCCGCGGGACTGGAATAACCCAGGTGCGAAGGAACATCTCCCAGTCGTTCGCAGGCTTGTCCTTGTCGATAAAAACTACCAGGCCGCAGATGAAGAATGCCGCAAGATGGAAGGGCCCTGGAACCAGAACTACGAGCCCTTGGGTGATCTACTCATCGACATGGAAGATATGGGCGATACCTCCTCCTATGCGAGATCTCTCGATCTTGACTCGGCGGTTGCGAAGGTGGAGTTCAGCGCCGGCGGTGTGCGCTACCAGCGGGAGGTATTTGCGTCATTTCCCGACGATGTCATCCTGGTTCGGCTTACGGCAAGCGGGCCTGCAAAGATCACGGCCAAGGTGCGCTTGAGGAGCTTGCTGCACTCATCGAATTCCGCGCAGGGCAGGCGTTTGCTGATGACCGGGAAAGCTCCAAAGCAATCATTACCGCAGTATGTTTCGACGCAGCCTGCAGTCACTTATAGCGAAGTAGCGGGCGAGGGAATGTACTTTGCATCCGTGGTCGATGTGAGGGCGAGCGGAGGCAAAGTGGAGGCGCAGACGGATGGGAGTATGCATGTGAGCGGCGCCTCTTCTTTGGTGATCTGTGTCGGTTGCGCCACGGGCTTTCGTGGGTTCTCTTCGATGCCCGACATGCCACTGGAGCAGGTGGTAGCCAAGGCAACGGCCATTGTCGACCGAGCCAGTAACATGCCCTATGCGCAGTTACGTGCTCGCCACGTCGAAGATCACCGGACACTCTTCCGCAGGGTAAGACTGGAGCTGCCGTCGACCTCCGACGCATCGCTGGCAACTGATCAACGTGTCGAGGCGTTTGCACGGAATGCCGATCCCTCCATGCTTGTGCTGGTCTTCAATCTCGGACGCTATCTTCTGATCTCCAGCTCGCGGCCAGGGAGCCAGCCGGCCAACTTGCAGGGACTATGGAATGCAGACGTCCGGCCGCCATGGAGTAGTAACTGGACCACGAATATCAATGTCGAGATGAACTATTGGGCGGCGGAGACGTGCAATTTGTCCGAGTGCCATCTGCCGCTGATTGCTATGGTAGGGGACCTGAGTGTGAATGGAGCCAAGACTGCAGAGGTGAACTATGGCACGCCGGGCTGGTGCGCGCACCACAATGTCGATCTATGGAGGCAGTCTGCACCAGCGGGGAACGCCGAGTCCTGGGCAATGCCTACCTGGGCGAACTGGCCCATGGCAGGGGTTTGGTTGTGCGCGCATCTGTGGGAGCATTACCGGTTCACCGGCGATAAGCCATACTTGCGAGATGTTGCATACCCCGTCATGCGAGGCGCGGCGGAGTTCTGCGCCGGTTGGTTGATCGACGATGGGGAAGGTGGCCTGACGACCTGTCCTTCTGTTTCGCCGGAAAACATCTTCGTGGCGCCAAATGGGCAAATGGCGAACGTCAGCGCGGGTGCGACGATGGACATTGCTCTGATTCGTGAGATCTTTTTGAACTGCACGGAGGCGGCGAAGCTCCTCGGCGTCGATACTGAATTTCGGGGGCGTATGGTTGCGTTGACCCAAAGACTCCCGCCTTACAAGATCGGGCGCTTTGGGCAGTTGCAGGAGTGGTCGATCGACTTCGAGGAGAAGTACCCGGGGATGCGACATTTGTCGCATCTGTATCCGCTTTATCCAGGGGAGCAGATCACACCGCGGAGTACGCCGGATCTGGCGGTGGCTGCCCGCAAGTCGCTGGAACGCAGGTTGGAGTTCGCGTTCAAAGAGCAGGGTGCCTTTACCGGATGGGGGCGGGCGTGGGTCATCGCACTCTGGGCTCGGCTGCAAGATGGAGACATGGCATGGGACTCGCTGAAGACGCTGGTCAATCACAGCCTCAACGGCAATCTATTCGATGACGTTAACGACACGCATCTTGCGCCGGGTACGACGGTCAGCAAAGGGGTGCCGGGATTCATCTTTCAGATTGACGCAAATCTTGGGACCCCGGGCGGCATAGCCGAGATGCTCATGCAGAGCCATAACAACGAAATCGCCCTTCTGCCTGCCATTCCGGCTGATTGGAAGCAAGGCAAGGTGAAGGGGCTTCGCGCTCGTGGTGGGCTTGAGGCTTCGATCGAGTGGAATGGACCTAAAGCATCCAAAGCAACCGTCCAACCGCTGCAGGACGGAACGTTTCGGTTTCGTGCTCCTAAGGGACAACGGCTAGTGACGCTGAAGAAGAAAAAGGACAATCTTTTGTCTGCGCTTCCGATGCCTTCGGGCAATGGAGAGACTTTTGAGCTTGACGGACGAAAGGGCGAGAGCTATCAGTTTACCTTTGCGAGCAGCTAA
- a CDS encoding SGNH/GDSL hydrolase family protein: protein MVLLVALLTVSHARLIAQKNSPPHWVGTWATSPVPIENGKGPIGQADYTLRETVHTSMAGGAFRLVISNEMGIKPLSIGAVRVELQPDAPNASSQREVRFGGNSAVVVPSGAKIYSDTLHFALPAQSTLRMSLLIPRQSIPILTMHAYANQPNFMAPGDQTTATTLTQAIESDSWLFLTAVEVQAPQQAASVVTLGDSITDGAVSSRGANLRWPDDLARRLQATPKTSYLSVVNAGIGGNRILHSDIGTNAGPNAMDRFDRDVLSQASVKYLIILEGINDIGVGTGPSNPHEKVSPDELAFALSQLVERAHTHGIKVYLGTIMPDKGLGLYYTEAGEAERQAFNQWIRSNKVSDGVIDFDKAVRDPADPQRLLPAFDGGDHIHPSDAGHHAMADAIDLSLFTR, encoded by the coding sequence ATGGTTCTCCTGGTCGCCTTGCTGACCGTGTCTCATGCTCGACTCATCGCACAAAAGAACTCCCCCCCGCATTGGGTCGGGACGTGGGCAACCTCGCCGGTTCCGATCGAGAATGGTAAAGGTCCGATCGGTCAGGCCGACTACACCTTGCGAGAGACGGTCCATACTTCGATGGCCGGAGGGGCCTTCCGTTTGGTCATCAGCAACGAGATGGGAATCAAACCCTTGTCTATCGGCGCGGTGCGGGTAGAGCTTCAACCCGATGCTCCAAACGCCTCATCACAGCGAGAGGTCAGATTCGGTGGAAACAGTGCAGTCGTAGTTCCTTCCGGTGCCAAAATCTACAGCGACACACTCCACTTCGCTCTGCCTGCACAGTCCACTCTGAGGATGAGTCTTCTTATCCCAAGGCAGTCCATTCCGATCCTTACCATGCACGCCTACGCCAACCAGCCCAATTTCATGGCTCCAGGAGACCAAACCACCGCGACGACATTGACGCAGGCCATCGAGTCCGACTCGTGGCTGTTTCTTACCGCCGTGGAGGTGCAGGCACCCCAACAGGCAGCCTCAGTTGTTACCCTGGGCGACAGCATCACCGACGGGGCTGTTTCCTCGCGAGGAGCGAACCTCCGTTGGCCCGACGATCTGGCTCGACGTCTTCAAGCCACTCCAAAAACGTCCTATCTCAGTGTGGTCAATGCAGGCATCGGCGGCAACCGCATCCTGCATTCCGATATCGGCACGAATGCAGGGCCCAACGCGATGGACAGATTTGACCGCGACGTGCTTTCGCAAGCAAGCGTCAAATACCTCATCATTCTTGAGGGCATCAACGATATCGGGGTCGGAACTGGCCCCAGCAATCCTCATGAGAAGGTCTCCCCCGATGAACTGGCATTCGCCCTCTCGCAGTTGGTGGAGCGGGCTCACACACACGGCATCAAGGTTTATCTGGGCACCATCATGCCAGACAAAGGCCTGGGCCTTTACTACACCGAAGCCGGAGAAGCGGAGCGTCAAGCTTTCAACCAGTGGATACGTTCCAATAAAGTGTCCGACGGCGTGATCGACTTCGATAAAGCCGTGCGTGACCCGGCCGATCCGCAACGGCTGCTCCCGGCCTTCGATGGCGGTGACCATATCCATCCCAGCGACGCCGGCCATCACGCCATGGCCGACGCAATCGACCTGAGCCTCTTCACCCGTTAG
- a CDS encoding glycosyl hydrolase: MISQHDWKNPLPAPKLSTATRRDFLALLGSAPLFFQRQAKAQPGTMPEPVGDLAAAFVAPPDSTRPYVLWMWMGSNISKQGITADLEAMKDAGIGGATIFSLADTLIPWAGVIGKSPTPEIVTWTEPWWEMVRHAAKECRRLGLELILHNCAGYESSGGTWITPELSMQEVVWSKQTVQGGQTVTAKLERAVVDPHPHSQFPELYIPSLGKIAAPIVEGRKSYYKDIAVIALPSPGVPTLDEVLDISEHMGADGQLQWAAPPGEWTIYRFGHTTTGAMIQPAQWDAIGLECDKMNPEAVRFHVQHVVGEIKKHLGDLAGTALTTLYFDSYEAGEPTWTPRMTAEFQSRRGYDIRRWLPTFAGHTLGSKTETERFQADFKRTVHDLFRDCYWAVPRELAHEAGLQFVAEPYLGPWETEEVVRYLDHANTEFWTTNNKYAPVAGPPVIDTAHALGQRIVGAEAFTTAPDLARWNETPAWLKPIGDAAFCAGVNRMNVHHFVQQAFGPEYKPGIAMGQWGVHFGRYQTWWEPGKAWFKYLWRCQTLLQAGEFVPKSESSSATFQLQSGQLELQSIHRRHKSADLYFVANLSQAGGTAHCSFPVTGRQPELWNPVWGTMRDLPAFEQVNGVTTMQLNFEPTESFFVLFRKPLGKAPQSAPNFAALQTVTEVNGSWSVHFDPRWGGPEAAQFVTLDDWTTRSESGIKYYSGTALYKKTITLPALKPGKQIYLDLGKVNHLAAVSMNGKKLGVLWTTPWRIDISAAVTAGHNVLEVAVTNVWANRLIGDEKQPPDFEWEHGDTRYSDGLFLKEFPEWFLKHEPRPSKGRYTVTTWNYFAKETPLTPSGLLGPVKILSEV; this comes from the coding sequence ATGATCTCTCAACACGACTGGAAGAATCCATTGCCCGCTCCAAAATTATCGACCGCGACACGACGTGACTTTCTCGCCCTTCTTGGCTCCGCACCGCTTTTCTTTCAGAGGCAGGCCAAGGCGCAGCCGGGAACGATGCCGGAGCCGGTTGGCGATCTGGCTGCGGCGTTCGTCGCTCCGCCCGATTCCACCCGGCCCTATGTCCTCTGGATGTGGATGGGCAGCAACATCAGCAAGCAAGGCATCACTGCCGACCTGGAGGCAATGAAGGATGCTGGCATTGGTGGGGCGACCATCTTCAGCCTTGCCGATACGCTTATCCCGTGGGCAGGCGTGATCGGCAAGAGTCCAACTCCGGAGATCGTGACCTGGACCGAGCCATGGTGGGAGATGGTGCGTCATGCGGCGAAGGAGTGCCGACGGTTGGGACTGGAGCTGATTCTCCATAACTGCGCTGGATATGAGAGCAGCGGAGGAACTTGGATCACGCCAGAGCTTTCCATGCAGGAGGTGGTCTGGTCCAAGCAGACGGTGCAGGGTGGCCAGACGGTCACCGCCAAGCTGGAACGTGCGGTGGTCGATCCTCATCCCCATTCGCAATTTCCAGAGCTCTACATTCCTTCACTGGGAAAAATTGCCGCACCAATCGTTGAGGGGCGCAAGAGCTACTACAAGGACATCGCGGTGATCGCTCTGCCATCGCCGGGAGTACCAACGCTCGATGAGGTGCTGGATATCTCAGAGCACATGGGTGCCGATGGTCAATTGCAGTGGGCCGCCCCGCCGGGCGAGTGGACGATCTACCGATTCGGCCATACGACAACTGGCGCGATGATCCAACCGGCGCAGTGGGATGCGATCGGACTGGAGTGCGACAAGATGAATCCCGAGGCAGTGCGGTTCCATGTGCAGCATGTCGTCGGCGAGATTAAGAAGCACCTTGGCGACCTGGCCGGTACCGCGCTGACGACGTTATACTTCGACAGCTACGAGGCAGGGGAACCGACCTGGACACCCAGGATGACGGCAGAGTTCCAGAGTCGTCGCGGCTACGACATCCGGCGTTGGCTGCCGACGTTTGCCGGGCACACCCTCGGCAGCAAGACGGAGACGGAGCGGTTTCAGGCTGACTTTAAGCGGACGGTGCATGATCTCTTCCGGGATTGCTATTGGGCCGTGCCTCGTGAGCTGGCCCACGAGGCAGGTCTACAGTTCGTTGCCGAGCCCTATCTCGGGCCATGGGAGACCGAAGAGGTGGTGCGATATCTCGACCACGCGAATACCGAGTTCTGGACGACCAATAACAAGTATGCGCCGGTGGCAGGACCTCCGGTGATCGATACGGCTCACGCGCTGGGACAGCGGATTGTTGGTGCGGAGGCCTTTACGACGGCCCCGGATCTTGCGCGCTGGAATGAGACTCCGGCGTGGCTCAAGCCGATTGGGGATGCAGCATTTTGTGCGGGTGTGAACCGGATGAATGTTCACCATTTCGTGCAGCAGGCTTTTGGTCCGGAGTACAAGCCGGGAATCGCGATGGGCCAGTGGGGCGTTCACTTTGGTCGCTACCAGACTTGGTGGGAACCGGGCAAGGCCTGGTTTAAGTATCTGTGGCGTTGCCAAACGCTGCTCCAGGCGGGCGAGTTTGTGCCCAAGTCGGAGAGTAGCAGCGCAACGTTCCAGCTCCAGAGCGGTCAACTGGAGCTTCAAAGCATCCATCGCAGGCACAAGAGCGCCGATCTATACTTTGTGGCTAACCTCTCCCAAGCGGGTGGCACTGCACACTGCAGTTTCCCAGTTACGGGGCGTCAGCCAGAGCTCTGGAACCCGGTGTGGGGAACTATGCGGGACCTCCCAGCGTTCGAGCAGGTTAATGGCGTCACCACGATGCAACTGAACTTCGAGCCAACTGAGAGTTTCTTCGTCCTGTTTCGCAAGCCGTTGGGGAAAGCGCCACAGTCGGCCCCGAACTTCGCTGCCCTCCAGACGGTGACGGAGGTGAACGGTAGTTGGTCAGTCCATTTCGATCCGAGGTGGGGTGGTCCCGAGGCGGCGCAGTTTGTGACCCTCGACGATTGGACGACGCGCTCTGAGAGTGGAATCAAGTATTACTCGGGAACAGCTCTCTATAAGAAGACGATCACGCTGCCTGCGCTAAAGCCAGGCAAGCAAATTTATCTGGACCTGGGCAAAGTAAATCACCTTGCTGCTGTGAGTATGAATGGGAAGAAGCTCGGCGTGCTCTGGACCACGCCGTGGAGGATCGATATCAGCGCCGCGGTGACTGCTGGTCATAATGTGCTTGAAGTCGCTGTGACCAATGTTTGGGCCAACCGTCTGATCGGCGACGAGAAGCAGCCACCTGACTTTGAGTGGGAGCATGGCGACACACGCTACAGTGATGGGCTTTTCCTCAAGGAGTTCCCCGAGTGGTTTCTGAAGCATGAGCCGCGACCATCCAAGGGACGCTACACGGTCACAACCTGGAATTACTTTGCGAAGGAGACACCGTTGACTCCTTCGGGGTTGCTGGGGCCTGTCAAGATTCTTAGCGAGGTCTAA